One Urocitellus parryii isolate mUroPar1 chromosome 8, mUroPar1.hap1, whole genome shotgun sequence DNA window includes the following coding sequences:
- the LOC113200753 gene encoding dolichyl-diphosphooligosaccharide--protein glycosyltransferase subunit 4-like: MITDIQLAILANILATSPVHVLLFLFVVLYHYVAVNNPKKKQ; the protein is encoded by the exons ATGATCACAGATATACAGCTCGCCATCTTGGCCAACATACTGG ccacatccccagtccatgtgTTGCTCTTCTTGTTTGTGGTTCTCTATCACTATGTAGCTGTCAATAATCCCAAAAAGAAGCAATGA
- the Rpp21 gene encoding ribonuclease P protein subunit p21 — translation MAGPVKDREAFQRLSFLYQAAHCVLAQDPENQALARFYCHTEKTIAKRLVLRQDPSVKRTLCRGCSSLLIPGLTSTQRQRRRRGQRWTIQTCLTCQRSQRFLNDPKHLLWGDRPEAQLGNQADSRPPQPLQNTAHPIPTHLPKEQAQPQVPITSDGFIPSSR, via the exons ATGGCGGGACCAGTGAAGGACCGCGAGGCCTTCCAGAGACTCAGCTTCTTGTACCAG GCCGCCCACTGTGTCCTTGCGCAGGACCCCGAGAACCAGGCGCTGGCGAGGTTTTACTGCCACACGGAAAAGACCATTGCGAAGCGACTAGTCCTGCGACA GGACCCCTCGGTGAAAAGGACCCTATGTCGCGGCTGCTCCTCCCTCCTCATCCCTGGCCTCACCAGCACCCAGCGCCAGAGAC GCCGCAGGGGACAACGTTGGACAATACAGACCTGCCTGACATGCCAGCGCAGCCAGAGGTTCCTCAATGACCCCAAGCATCTGCTCTGGGGAGACCGGCCTGAGGCTCAGCTGGGGAACCAGGCAG ATTCTAGACCACCACAGCCCTTGCAAAACACAGCTCATCCCATTCCAACCCACCTTCCTAAAGAGCAAGCTCAACCTCAGGTTCCAATAACCAGCGACGGATTCATCCCATCTTCCagataa